ATTCATATTTGTCTTTAATTTTTTTGTTCATATTCAATATCCTTAAAGTAACATTGTTGATTATTTGATATAATAGCAAAATAGCCAAATAAATTTCAACTTGGATTTTTTTGTTAAATTGCAAAAGTAATGATTATTTGGTATATGTATTATATAAGATGTTCTATGTCGTATATCCATTTGCAATATAATTTGGTAATTTGGTAAAATAAGAATATCATAACACAAACTTAAGGAGAATAGATATGAAAGAAATTAAAGTATTAGGTCCCGGTTGTATGAAGTGCGTGCAACTATATAACAACGCAAAAACCGCTGCAGATGAACTCAATATTGAATGTGAAATTGAAAAGATTTCTGATATTCAGAAAATCATGGACTATGGTGTTATGATGACACCTGCGTTGGTTGTAGATGGAGAAGTAAAGACAGTGGGAAAAGTTCCGTCTGTTGAAGAAATAAAGAAAATATTAGCGTCATAATCTTTACTTCAATAAGAAAGGAAAAATACATGAAAAATATTATTTCTGTTTTATTAATTCTTTTTGTGTGTATTTCATTAGGTTATCTCGTATATTCAGAGGTAAGAAATAATCGAATTACTGTTTCTGATGTAAAAGCACAAACCGCAGGAAATACATCACAAGAAAATAAAACTTCTCCAACAGATACTGGGGATAAATCAGAAGCCAAGGAAAAGGTTATTGTTTATTATTTTCATGGGACTGCTCGTTGTCCTACCTGTCGAGCTATTGAACAATATGCGAAGGAAGCAATTGAAAATACCTTTAAGAAAGAATTGGAAACAGGGAAATTGGAATTCCGAAGTGTAAATGTAGAGGAGCCACAAAATGAACATTTTATACAGGACTTTCAGTTATCTACACGCTGTGTTGTTGTAGAATGGAATGTAAATGGAAAAGCCCAGGATTGGAAAAGATTGGAAAAGGTTTGGGAACTTATTCATGGGGATAAAACAAGATATTATAACTACATACAAGAAAATGTCCGTGAGTATTTGAAGGGATAAATACGGAATGCAATTTTTAATGGGTCTTTTTTCTGC
This DNA window, taken from Candidatus Hydrogenedens sp., encodes the following:
- a CDS encoding thioredoxin family protein, with the translated sequence MKEIKVLGPGCMKCVQLYNNAKTAADELNIECEIEKISDIQKIMDYGVMMTPALVVDGEVKTVGKVPSVEEIKKILAS
- a CDS encoding nitrophenyl compound nitroreductase subunit ArsF family protein, with the translated sequence MKNIISVLLILFVCISLGYLVYSEVRNNRITVSDVKAQTAGNTSQENKTSPTDTGDKSEAKEKVIVYYFHGTARCPTCRAIEQYAKEAIENTFKKELETGKLEFRSVNVEEPQNEHFIQDFQLSTRCVVVEWNVNGKAQDWKRLEKVWELIHGDKTRYYNYIQENVREYLKG